One genomic region from Pelagicoccus sp. SDUM812003 encodes:
- a CDS encoding YqaE/Pmp3 family membrane protein → MDLLRIILSIILPPVGVFLQVGIGFHFWLNILLTILGYIPGIVHAVYIIAKK, encoded by the coding sequence ATGGACCTTTTAAGAATCATCCTATCAATCATCCTCCCGCCCGTGGGCGTATTCCTCCAAGTCGGCATCGGCTTCCACTTCTGGCTGAATATCCTGCTAACCATTCTCGGCTACATCCCGGGCATCGTGCACGCCGTCTACATCATCGCGAAGAAATAG